One Lactobacillus sp. ESL0785 DNA window includes the following coding sequences:
- the agaB gene encoding PTS galactosamine transporter subunit IIB — translation MSADIVFTRIDNRLVHGQVGVSWTKAVGANLIVVANDQAAQDPLQQKLMSVTADSSGAGIRFFTIQHTIDIINKAAARQHIFIVVKTPADARKLIENSVPIKQVNVGNMHPQKGKVEISKKVYVDQQDKDDLLAIANFGVDIFIEDYPGDRKYPITPELLAKV, via the coding sequence ATGTCTGCAGATATTGTATTTACTAGAATTGATAATCGATTGGTTCACGGACAAGTGGGGGTTAGCTGGACAAAAGCTGTTGGAGCAAATTTAATTGTTGTTGCAAATGACCAAGCAGCTCAAGATCCATTACAGCAAAAGTTAATGTCTGTTACAGCAGATAGCTCAGGTGCTGGAATTAGATTTTTTACTATTCAGCACACTATTGACATTATCAATAAAGCTGCTGCAAGACAACATATTTTTATTGTTGTCAAAACTCCTGCTGATGCGCGGAAATTAATTGAGAATTCTGTTCCTATTAAGCAGGTTAATGTTGGAAATATGCATCCTCAAAAAGGCAAGGTTGAAATTTCCAAAAAAGTTTATGTAGATCAGCAGGATAAGGATGATTTATTAGCAATTGCAAATTTTGGCGTTGATATTTTCATTGAAGATTATCCTGGTGATAGGAAATATCCTATTACACCTGAACTTCTTGCTAAGGTTTAA
- the agaC gene encoding PTS galactosamine transporter subunit IIC: protein MAITFTQGVLIAIWAMIAGLDCWLQAFYIFRPIIVCTITGLILGDLRLGVIAGSLTELAFAGLTPAGGTQPPNTVLCGIMTVVIAAMNNISPTTAIGLSLPFAMLMQYILLFFYSTFSLFLSKFDKYAEEGNAKAFKRLNYIPLIIVTVSFGIVAFLSAYAAQGPMKVLVNSMPHWLTHGFELAGGMLPAVGFAMLLKVMLKGQYLSYLILGFVMASMIPFSNVLPVALVGVVFAMIEFYHNRDQAKLETKILNDQRNSAGGMDDGI, encoded by the coding sequence ATGGCTATCACATTCACACAAGGTGTTTTAATTGCAATTTGGGCAATGATAGCAGGATTAGATTGTTGGCTGCAAGCATTTTATATTTTTAGACCTATAATTGTATGTACTATTACTGGTTTAATTTTAGGTGATTTGCGGTTAGGTGTTATTGCTGGTAGTTTGACTGAACTAGCATTTGCGGGATTAACTCCTGCCGGTGGGACACAACCGCCTAATACTGTACTTTGCGGTATTATGACTGTTGTTATTGCAGCAATGAACAATATTTCTCCAACTACTGCAATTGGTTTATCATTACCATTTGCAATGCTTATGCAGTATATATTGTTGTTCTTCTATTCAACATTCTCATTATTTTTATCTAAATTTGATAAGTATGCTGAAGAAGGTAATGCCAAGGCTTTTAAGCGCTTGAATTATATTCCGTTAATTATTGTTACTGTTTCATTTGGTATTGTTGCATTCTTGAGTGCTTATGCAGCTCAAGGACCAATGAAAGTATTAGTAAATTCAATGCCACATTGGTTAACACATGGTTTTGAATTAGCCGGAGGTATGCTTCCAGCAGTTGGTTTTGCAATGTTACTAAAGGTTATGTTAAAGGGTCAATATTTATCATATCTAATTTTAGGTTTCGTAATGGCATCAATGATTCCATTCTCAAATGTTTTGCCAGTTGCTTTAGTTGGTGTCGTTTTTGCAATGATCGAATTTTATCATAATCGTGACCAAGCAAAATTAGAAACTAAGATTTTAAATGATCAACGTAATTCTGCAGGAGGTATGGACGATGGCATCTAA
- the agaD gene encoding PTS galactosamine transporter subunit IID, with translation MASNSKENKDSIFTKHEISMLGIRSNLVQASFSYERMHAPGWTWAQLPFWEKIYKDDPEGLKAVMTDNMEFINSSPPLYPILMGLLLTMEEKHVDRATIKGLKNAIFGPMAGIGDAIFWFTIMPIVGGISASIGKDGNVLGPILFFLVYLFLFWSRIPLAHLGYNLGTKSIDVIQDNSTIISHVASILGLTVIGALIASYVKMSLTVKISAGNSAISLQKALLDKIFPNILPFAFVFLLYWLLKKNINPIWLIVITFALAIVMAAIGWM, from the coding sequence ATGGCATCTAACAGTAAAGAAAATAAAGATAGCATCTTTACTAAACATGAAATATCGATGTTGGGAATTCGGTCTAACTTAGTTCAGGCTTCCTTCTCATACGAGAGAATGCATGCACCAGGTTGGACATGGGCACAATTACCATTTTGGGAAAAAATATATAAAGATGATCCTGAAGGGTTAAAAGCCGTAATGACCGATAATATGGAATTTATTAACAGTTCACCGCCTTTGTATCCTATTCTGATGGGCTTACTGTTAACGATGGAAGAAAAGCACGTAGATCGTGCTACTATCAAAGGTTTAAAGAATGCAATCTTTGGTCCAATGGCAGGAATTGGTGATGCAATTTTCTGGTTTACAATTATGCCAATTGTGGGTGGTATTAGTGCATCTATTGGTAAAGATGGTAATGTATTAGGACCAATTCTATTCTTTCTTGTATATTTGTTCCTATTTTGGAGCAGAATTCCTTTAGCTCATTTAGGATATAATTTAGGGACTAAATCAATAGATGTTATTCAGGATAATTCCACAATTATTTCTCATGTTGCTTCTATTTTGGGCTTGACTGTAATTGGAGCATTAATTGCCAGTTACGTAAAAATGTCTCTAACTGTAAAGATTAGTGCTGGTAATTCAGCAATTAGCTTACAGAAAGCTTTACTAGACAAAATTTTCCCTAATATTTTGCCATTTGCATTCGTATTTTTGCTATATTGGTTATTGAAGAAAAATATTAATCCAATTTGGTTGATAGTTATTACATTTGCTTTGGCAATTGTAATGGCAGCAATTGGTTGGATGTAA
- a CDS encoding PTS sugar transporter subunit IIA, which translates to MSKVKVIVTGHGLFASGIKGALKLLAKIPDNWFFIDFSEGMSDTDLEKQYTKIINFDQDQVLFFTDLAGGTPYKVSATLSTKSAGISIVSGGNLGSLLETLFTDYDNAAEYARDIVEISKKGTQIFSLNDIKSTNQNQDIDSDGI; encoded by the coding sequence GTGAGTAAAGTTAAAGTAATAGTAACAGGCCACGGTTTGTTTGCTTCTGGTATTAAAGGTGCTTTAAAATTATTAGCTAAAATTCCCGATAATTGGTTTTTTATTGATTTTTCTGAAGGCATGAGCGATACAGATTTAGAAAAGCAATATACAAAAATTATCAATTTTGATCAAGATCAAGTGCTATTTTTTACAGATCTAGCTGGTGGTACTCCATATAAAGTTTCTGCGACTTTATCGACTAAAAGTGCTGGAATTTCAATTGTTTCCGGTGGAAATCTCGGTTCGTTATTAGAAACTTTGTTCACGGATTATGATAATGCAGCTGAGTATGCACGAGATATTGTGGAAATTTCTAAAAAGGGAACACAGATTTTTTCGCTAAATGACATAAAATCTACTAATCAAAATCAAGATATTGATAGTGATGGTATTTAA
- a CDS encoding GntR family transcriptional regulator: MQKPLYRQVISDLEMRISKLKANDKLPSERKLLMQYGVSRNTIRLALQDLEQRGLIYRLHGKGTFVSSMYLDQPNIGGMYSFSEEIKRAGQKATTKNQSLELVTPSEQIAKQLNLVSDEQTYKLVRIRLANDEPQIFSTTYLPKKLFPDLKLSDLQADTLYSVLKSKYSQLSVMAFEDVQAVNLSATESKFLAEKAGAASLKIYRKTINDKNVPIEFTISLARSDKFIYRSKQYNHFL; encoded by the coding sequence ATGCAAAAACCATTATATCGACAAGTAATTTCAGATTTAGAGATGAGAATTAGTAAATTAAAAGCTAATGATAAATTACCAAGCGAGCGAAAATTGTTAATGCAATATGGTGTTAGTCGTAACACTATTAGGTTGGCATTACAAGACTTAGAGCAAAGAGGACTAATTTATCGGCTGCATGGTAAAGGAACATTTGTTTCAAGTATGTATCTTGACCAACCGAATATCGGCGGGATGTATTCTTTCTCTGAAGAAATAAAGCGTGCCGGACAAAAGGCAACAACTAAAAATCAGAGTTTAGAGTTAGTAACGCCAAGTGAGCAAATTGCGAAACAATTAAATTTAGTAAGTGATGAACAAACTTACAAGCTTGTTCGTATTCGATTGGCAAATGATGAACCGCAGATTTTTAGTACAACTTATTTACCGAAAAAACTTTTTCCAGATCTTAAACTTAGCGATTTGCAAGCTGACACTCTTTATAGCGTATTAAAAAGCAAATATAGTCAACTTAGTGTTATGGCGTTTGAGGATGTCCAGGCTGTAAACCTGTCAGCCACGGAAAGTAAGTTTTTAGCAGAAAAAGCTGGTGCAGCTAGTTTAAAAATCTATCGTAAAACAATTAATGATAAAAATGTCCCAATTGAATTTACGATTTCACTGGCTCGTAGTGATAAATTTATTTATCGATCAAAGCAATATAATCATTTTCTTTAA
- a CDS encoding SIS domain-containing protein, translated as MFSKTDEELEQISAKITTREIQQQPDLWQETWSIYQEKKAEIQAFLSKINQKWGKVRVIFTGAGTSAYVGNMVMPYLQRHGDRTKYNFEAIDTTKIVSTPQDYLEKDTPTILVSFARSGDSPESVATVELAKKLVKNLYQIAITCAPEGQLAKDLEHDPSGLVVLTPAKSLDQGFAMTGSFSCMSLTALLIFDTLDNQCKEKIIGEIVQMGQSVVDREAEIQAIVDTNFDRITYVGSGALGGLAEETRLKILELTAGEVAALFDTSMGLRHGPKSFLDKKTIVFDYVSNDSYTRQYDLDILNEIKGDQIVPLVMAVGQEKEGQNFAGKSFIFKADELLPDAYLALPDVMFGQTVALLTSVKVNNKPDTPSPTGTVNRVVKGVTIHKFNE; from the coding sequence ATGTTTTCAAAAACAGATGAAGAATTAGAACAAATTAGTGCCAAGATTACGACGCGTGAGATTCAGCAGCAACCTGATTTGTGGCAGGAAACTTGGTCAATTTATCAAGAAAAAAAGGCAGAAATTCAGGCTTTCTTAAGTAAAATTAATCAAAAATGGGGCAAAGTACGAGTAATTTTTACCGGTGCTGGTACGAGTGCGTATGTTGGTAATATGGTTATGCCGTATTTGCAACGTCATGGTGACCGGACTAAGTATAATTTTGAAGCAATTGATACAACTAAAATTGTTTCGACGCCGCAAGATTATCTCGAAAAAGATACGCCGACAATCTTAGTTTCTTTTGCGCGCAGCGGTGATTCACCAGAGTCGGTTGCCACAGTTGAACTTGCTAAAAAATTAGTTAAAAATTTATACCAAATTGCAATTACTTGTGCTCCTGAAGGCCAACTAGCTAAGGATCTAGAACATGATCCTTCAGGGCTAGTTGTATTAACACCAGCTAAGTCCTTGGACCAGGGCTTTGCAATGACTGGTTCATTTTCATGTATGAGTTTAACAGCTCTGTTGATTTTTGATACTTTGGATAATCAATGTAAAGAAAAAATTATTGGTGAGATCGTCCAAATGGGTCAAAGTGTCGTTGACCGTGAAGCAGAAATTCAAGCAATTGTCGATACGAATTTTGACCGGATTACTTATGTTGGTAGTGGTGCTTTAGGCGGTTTAGCTGAAGAAACTCGGTTAAAGATTTTGGAATTGACTGCTGGAGAAGTTGCGGCATTATTTGATACTTCAATGGGCTTGCGTCATGGACCTAAATCATTTTTAGATAAGAAAACGATTGTCTTTGATTACGTTTCTAACGATTCATATACTAGACAGTATGATTTAGATATTTTGAATGAGATTAAAGGTGATCAAATCGTACCGTTGGTGATGGCTGTTGGTCAAGAAAAAGAAGGCCAAAATTTTGCGGGTAAATCCTTTATCTTTAAGGCAGATGAACTATTACCTGATGCCTATTTGGCCTTGCCTGATGTGATGTTTGGTCAAACAGTTGCCTTGCTTACCTCAGTAAAGGTTAATAATAAGCCAGATACGCCATCACCTACAGGAACAGTTAATCGGGTAGTTAAAGGTGTAACTATTCATAAATTTAATGAATAA
- a CDS encoding PTS sugar transporter subunit IIB: MNIVGARIDERLVHGQVANLWTPKLQVERIIVLDEAAAKDDIQKSGLRMATPMTTRLSVLPTAVAADHLLKNRYGNQRLFLVAKRPEKFLDLLNLGVKLDLINVGNMSKRDDTTELTKQVNINEEDVKLFKQIAGQGVKLIAQVNPSVDARDFMKLIDEKMN, encoded by the coding sequence ATGAATATTGTGGGTGCAAGAATCGATGAACGATTAGTGCATGGTCAAGTTGCCAATCTTTGGACACCTAAGTTGCAGGTAGAACGCATCATTGTACTTGATGAAGCTGCCGCGAAAGATGATATCCAAAAGAGTGGGTTAAGAATGGCCACACCAATGACAACACGATTAAGTGTTTTACCAACCGCAGTTGCTGCAGACCATTTACTAAAAAATCGTTACGGTAATCAGAGATTATTTCTTGTTGCTAAGCGACCAGAGAAGTTTTTAGATCTTCTTAATTTGGGAGTTAAACTTGATTTGATTAATGTTGGTAATATGTCTAAACGCGATGACACAACTGAATTAACTAAGCAAGTTAACATCAATGAAGAAGATGTCAAGCTGTTTAAGCAGATAGCTGGTCAAGGTGTTAAGTTGATTGCTCAAGTAAATCCTAGTGTTGACGCACGGGATTTTATGAAACTAATTGATGAAAAGATGAATTAG
- a CDS encoding PTS sugar transporter subunit IIC: MAWWQILLLTLYAGLEILDELQIYSALNTPVGAGLIAGLIMGNMPTGLFIGASMQLMVLGVGTFGGASRIDATTGTVLATALSVSIKGMSPQAAISAIAVPVATIMVELDVLARFANTYFSHRIDHLIDQEHINYKAVERNVLYGALPWSLSRAIPVFIALAFGRGLVQTIANALNGNLLWLGQGLTVAGATLPAVGFAILLRYLPIKKHAAYLILGFTITTLFSVLFSSIQALGVGVTAVNKSFTSVFNGLPMLAIALIALALAMLHYKNIPINNNTTQSKETSSNVNNDEGEITDDEL, from the coding sequence ATGGCTTGGTGGCAAATATTACTGCTGACGTTATATGCGGGTCTAGAAATTTTAGATGAATTGCAAATTTATTCAGCATTAAATACACCCGTTGGCGCTGGATTAATCGCTGGTTTAATTATGGGCAATATGCCTACAGGATTATTTATTGGTGCTTCAATGCAGTTGATGGTTTTAGGTGTTGGTACTTTTGGTGGGGCGTCAAGAATTGATGCGACTACTGGTACGGTTTTAGCAACTGCCCTTTCAGTTAGCATTAAGGGTATGAGTCCACAGGCCGCAATTTCAGCAATTGCAGTTCCGGTTGCGACAATCATGGTTGAGTTAGACGTCTTAGCTAGATTTGCCAACACGTACTTTTCACACAGAATTGATCATTTGATTGATCAAGAACATATTAACTATAAGGCTGTTGAGAGAAATGTCTTGTATGGTGCTCTGCCATGGTCATTATCTCGTGCCATTCCGGTTTTCATTGCTTTAGCTTTTGGTCGAGGATTAGTGCAAACAATTGCTAATGCCTTGAATGGTAACTTGCTCTGGTTAGGTCAAGGTTTAACTGTTGCTGGTGCAACATTACCAGCAGTTGGGTTTGCTATTTTACTACGCTACTTACCAATTAAAAAGCATGCAGCTTACTTGATTTTGGGCTTTACTATTACAACATTGTTTTCAGTTTTATTCAGCAGTATCCAAGCATTGGGTGTTGGTGTAACTGCAGTTAACAAGAGCTTCACGAGTGTCTTCAATGGCCTACCAATGTTAGCTATTGCGTTGATTGCCTTAGCTTTGGCAATGTTACATTACAAGAATATTCCAATTAATAACAATACTACACAAAGTAAAGAAACAAGCTCAAATGTTAATAATGACGAAGGAGAGATCACTGATGACGAACTCTAA